Proteins found in one Homalodisca vitripennis isolate AUS2020 chromosome 4, UT_GWSS_2.1, whole genome shotgun sequence genomic segment:
- the LOC124359845 gene encoding cytochrome P450 6B5-like, with protein sequence MFNAWLWHIIGYATTVLITLYVFYWYNKRAFSYWRDQDVPYISPDWVFGSIRREILRKDTWSSFVIKCYNRFKDQGFGGVYFFRKPVIFICDPHLIEKVLIQDFNFFHDRSLIDNGEKLSCSLSQGTGEKWRRMRYKLGPTFTSRKIRGMYEQILNCSGYILDRISQHDEKGEPVEVEPLIFLFSTETIASCSFGLQLLSDCCEGLEFRRIAELMYDSSPIQLTRVILSMLYPEVFRLFRFKIITQPVTDFFLRLTKSVIKYRKQYHVKRNDFLQMLLKLKEQEDTDKISRGVNVNGDEKQCYSPSKRNLMEEKIFTEECIASLMYNFFGASLAPLVVTISFALFEIASNPDIQKALLTEIESSTKKHAGWTYEAVMDMTYLDQVIQETLRLYNYNQVLMRRVTENYTVPGTNLVLKKGMVVHIPVAGLHSDPGHYPSPELFDPDRFTGNNYKSSLTFLPFGDGPRICIGIKFAVLTMKVCIARILHDYVIRVDGKMPSPLVFDPTYVYPKAKGGIWLSCKKTKQNN encoded by the coding sequence ATGTTTAATGCGTGGTTATGGCATATAATCGGCTACGCAACGactgttttaattacattatacgTATTTTACTGGTACAACAAACGGGCTTTTAGCTACTGGAGGGATCAAGACGTACCTTATATCTCACCTGACTGGGTATTTGGAAGTATCAGGAGAGAAATTTTAAGGAAAGATACCTGGTCCAGTTTTGTCATCAAATGTTATAATAGATTCAAAGACCAGGGGTTTGGTGGTGTTTACTTTTTTAGAAAGCCAGTGATATTTATATGCGATCCACATTTGATAGAGAAGGTTTTGATACaagactttaatttttttcacgaTAGAAGTCtgattgataacggggaaaagtTATCTTGTTCGCTTTCCCAAGGCACTGGAGAAAAGTGGCGAAGAATGAGATATAAATTGGGACCGACATTTACTTCGAGAAAAATTAGAGGCATGTACGAACAAATCTTAAACTGCAGTGGTTACATCCTAGACAGAATAAGTCAACATGATGAAAAGGGAGAACCTGTCGAAGTGGAGCccttgatatttttgttttcaaccGAAACCATTGCTAGTTGTTCATTTGGTTTGCAACTTCTCTCTGATTGTTGTGAAGGTCTAGAATTCCGGCGAATTGCAGAGCTGATGTACGACTCGTCACCAATACAACTGACAAGAGTGATACTGAGTATGTTATACCCTGAGGTGTTCAGATTGTTTAGATTCAAGATAATTACTCAACCGGTCACAGACTTTTTTTTAAGATTGACAAAATCGGTGATTAAGTATCGAAAACAGTATCATGTAAAGAGAAACGATTTTCTGCAAATGCTCTTGAAATTAAAGGAACAAGAAGATACTGACAAAATATCTCGTGGTGTGAATGTCAACGGAGATGAAAAACAGTGTTATAGTCCTTCGAAACGAAATTTAATGGAGGAAAAGATTTTTACAGAAGAGTGTATAGCGTCCCTGATGTACAACTTTTTCGGCGCGAGCCTAGCCCCATTAGTTGTGACGATTAGCTTTGCACTGTTTGAAATCGCTTCTAATCCAGATATTCAGAAGGCTCTGCTGACAGAGATCGAATCGTCAACCAAGAAGCACGCAGGATGGACATACGAAGCCGTGATGGACATGACCTACCTCGATCAAGTGATCCAGGAGACACTGAGGCTGTACAATTATAACCAGGTGTTGATGAGGAGGGTCACCGAGAACTACACGGTCCCTGGCACAAATCTGGTCTTGAAGAAAGGGATGGTGGTCCACATCCCTGTAGCCGGCTTGCATAGTGACCCTGGTCACTACCCATCCCCGGAGCTGTTTGACCCTGACAGATTTACGGGTAACAACTACAAGTCCTCTCTTACATTCCTGCCGTTTGGTGATGGACCGAGGATTTGCATTGGAATTAAATTTGCTGTATTGACTATGAAGGTTTGTATAGCTAGGATTCTACACGACTATGTAATCAGAGTTGATGGTAAAATGCCATCTCCTTTGGTGTTTGATCCAACCTATGTTTATCCTAAAGCAAAAGGTGGAATTTGGTTATCTTGtaagaaaaccaaacaaaataattga